The Methanofollis sp. UBA420 genome contains a region encoding:
- a CDS encoding ABC transporter ATP-binding protein — translation MRDIPGRGIAFVREVLAAPQKTEFRYRDLRFFLRYARPIGRLGAASLLVTLVLVGLRAVIPLSGKVFLDYLVPGAGAPPPDFPVALSLPTLLLAMLVLGAAVGTLGLVQTYLLVRFREEYTFGLQADLFDHVLRFPLPYFKSGQTGYLMSRISGDVGVMQYLFSQFLPQIISNVFYVAFSLVILYALSPTLTLLLVLFTPLFLLTNLVFLSRIRAVTYQEREREAHVSRDLQEVLAGIETVKAHAAEEREVGRVVATLRGVVGVRVRNAMLASLSGQALLGTQFLLLLAVVWVGGQEVIAGAMTVGGFVAYIAYIVTFSAAARTFFSLPVVLQPVFTSAERLREIFGTEEESGGVVPERVEGRIAFQDVSFSYPDGTEVLRDVSFTVGPGEVVALVGRTGAGKTTLINLVLRFYSPTAGTVTLDGRDLADLDPRWVREQVSVVSQDLFLFHTSVEENIRYGRPEAGREEVVAAARKAQVHEEVLGFPQGYGTVVGERGMQLSTGQRQRIAVARAFLRDSKILILDEPTSALDARTEERLQASLADLAEGRTVVMITHRTALLALADRVYAVEDGRLVERAAAGEVG, via the coding sequence ATGAGAGATATCCCTGGCCGCGGCATCGCCTTTGTGCGGGAGGTCCTTGCCGCCCCGCAGAAGACGGAGTTCCGGTACCGCGACCTCCGCTTCTTCCTCAGGTACGCAAGGCCCATCGGGAGACTCGGGGCCGCAAGCCTCCTCGTCACCCTCGTCCTCGTCGGCCTGCGGGCGGTCATCCCCCTCTCCGGCAAGGTCTTCCTCGACTACCTGGTGCCCGGCGCCGGCGCACCGCCGCCGGATTTCCCGGTCGCCCTTTCCCTCCCGACCCTCCTCCTCGCCATGCTCGTCCTCGGCGCCGCCGTCGGGACGCTCGGCCTCGTCCAGACCTATCTCCTCGTCCGGTTCAGGGAGGAGTACACCTTCGGCCTCCAGGCCGACCTCTTCGACCACGTCCTCCGCTTCCCCCTCCCCTACTTCAAATCCGGCCAGACCGGGTACCTGATGTCCCGCATCTCCGGCGACGTCGGGGTCATGCAGTACCTCTTCTCCCAGTTCCTCCCCCAGATCATCTCGAACGTCTTCTACGTCGCCTTCTCTCTCGTCATCCTCTACGCCCTCAGCCCCACCCTCACTCTCCTCCTCGTCCTCTTCACGCCCCTCTTCCTCCTCACAAACCTCGTCTTCCTCAGCCGGATACGCGCCGTCACCTACCAGGAGAGGGAGAGGGAGGCCCATGTCTCGCGGGACCTGCAGGAGGTGCTCGCGGGCATCGAGACGGTGAAGGCCCATGCCGCCGAGGAGAGGGAGGTCGGGCGGGTGGTGGCGACCCTGCGGGGGGTGGTCGGGGTGCGGGTCAGGAACGCGATGCTCGCCTCCCTCTCGGGCCAAGCCCTCCTCGGCACCCAGTTCCTCCTCCTCCTCGCCGTCGTCTGGGTCGGGGGGCAGGAGGTCATCGCGGGGGCGATGACGGTCGGCGGCTTTGTGGCGTATATCGCGTATATCGTCACCTTCTCGGCCGCCGCACGGACCTTCTTCTCTCTCCCTGTCGTCCTCCAGCCCGTCTTCACCTCGGCAGAACGTCTCCGCGAGATCTTCGGGACAGAGGAGGAGAGCGGGGGGGTCGTGCCGGAGAGGGTCGAGGGGAGGATCGCGTTCCAGGACGTCTCCTTCTCGTACCCCGACGGCACGGAGGTGTTGCGGGACGTCAGTTTCACCGTCGGGCCAGGGGAAGTCGTCGCCCTCGTCGGACGGACAGGGGCCGGGAAGACGACCCTCATAAACCTGGTCCTGAGATTTTATTCCCCCACAGCGGGCACGGTCACCCTGGACGGCCGCGACCTTGCCGACCTCGACCCCCGCTGGGTGCGGGAGCAGGTCTCCGTCGTCTCGCAGGACCTCTTCCTCTTCCACACCTCTGTCGAAGAGAATATCAGGTACGGGAGGCCGGAGGCAGGGAGAGAGGAAGTCGTCGCGGCCGCACGGAAGGCGCAGGTCCACGAGGAGGTGCTCGGATTCCCGCAAGGGTATGGGACGGTCGTCGGCGAGAGGGGGATGCAGCTCTCGACTGGGCAGAGGCAGAGAATCGCGGTGGCGCGGGCGTTCCTGCGGGACAGCAAAATCCTGATCCTGGACGAACCGACCTCGGCCCTCGACGCCCGGACTGAGGAGAGGCTGCAGGCGTCCCTTGCCGACCTGGCGGAGGGGAGGACGGTGGTCATGATCACGCACCGCACCGCCCTCCTCGCTCTCGCCGACAGGGTGTATGCAGTCGAGGACGGGCGCCTGGTGGAGAGGGCGGCGGCCGGCGAGGTGGGGTGA